One Mycobacterium marseillense DNA window includes the following coding sequences:
- a CDS encoding alpha/beta hydrolase, with protein MPIHPQAQALIDMMAGAGFDGIEHQPIENVRSLVSAIASMGGDPPDVYEVRETTIPGPGRDIAARLYRPASDVPLPVFVWLHAGGWAYGSVDLNDQFCRMVANGVGSVVLNVDYRLAPENPYPAALDDVMTSISWVREHGSEIGGDGDRIAIGGESAGGNLAAAAALHMRDSGAKPLTHQILVCAALDSAMTAASYAEHGEGKFLTKSLLAWAWNKYAPGHLNEPYASPLKASDFSALPPALVITAECDPAHDDGVAYYKRLLDAGVAAEWIDYEGMIHGFFLMATLFPQAHEATQAVIDALAKAFA; from the coding sequence ATGCCCATCCACCCACAGGCGCAAGCACTCATCGACATGATGGCAGGCGCCGGGTTCGACGGTATAGAGCACCAGCCCATCGAGAACGTGCGCTCGTTGGTCAGCGCTATCGCAAGCATGGGCGGTGACCCGCCCGACGTCTACGAAGTCCGCGAAACAACGATTCCCGGTCCGGGTAGGGACATTGCAGCACGGCTCTATCGGCCAGCCTCGGATGTGCCGCTCCCCGTGTTTGTCTGGCTACATGCGGGCGGCTGGGCGTATGGCTCCGTGGACTTGAACGATCAGTTTTGCCGCATGGTCGCCAATGGGGTGGGATCCGTCGTTCTGAATGTGGATTACCGCCTCGCGCCCGAGAATCCATATCCGGCTGCGCTCGATGATGTGATGACCTCGATTAGCTGGGTGCGGGAGCATGGTAGCGAGATCGGTGGCGATGGTGACCGCATCGCGATTGGTGGCGAGAGTGCCGGGGGGAACCTGGCCGCGGCCGCCGCCCTGCACATGCGCGACTCGGGTGCCAAGCCACTGACCCATCAAATCCTCGTGTGCGCAGCGCTCGACTCCGCGATGACCGCTGCGTCCTATGCGGAGCATGGAGAGGGCAAGTTCTTGACCAAGTCACTTCTGGCTTGGGCCTGGAACAAGTACGCGCCCGGCCACCTGAATGAGCCGTATGCGTCGCCCTTGAAGGCGTCGGACTTCAGCGCGCTACCACCTGCTCTGGTCATCACCGCCGAGTGCGACCCCGCGCACGACGATGGGGTTGCCTACTACAAGCGTCTCCTTGATGCGGGCGTCGCGGCCGAGTGGATCGACTACGAGGGCATGATCCACGGCTTCTTCCTGATGGCGACACTGTTCCCGCAGGCTCACGAAGCCACCCAGGCTGTGATCGACGCGTTGGCCAAGGCGTTCGCGTGA
- a CDS encoding enoyl-CoA hydratase, which translates to MTQTEGDPESGVSVERGNSVSTITIDRPRRMNALTYRTMVRLAECVEIEAQRSEVRALVLTGRGGSFSAGADLSSPDDQSVTPEDGVRAANRVVTAILNAQVPVVARVPGAAVGVGVPIALAADLVVASEGAYFLLAFTKVGLMPDGGASLLVTASIGRARAMAMVMRAERVPASAAVAMGLIDRAVPADELDAAVDASVTHFVRGPRQAFVSAKRAINAAALDLLPATMEREVEGQSKLLRSNDFLEGARAMLGKRPPQFTD; encoded by the coding sequence ATGACACAGACCGAGGGTGACCCCGAATCCGGGGTGTCCGTCGAGCGGGGGAACTCGGTGAGCACGATCACGATCGATCGTCCGAGACGCATGAACGCCCTCACCTATCGAACCATGGTGCGACTGGCGGAATGCGTGGAAATCGAGGCGCAGCGCTCCGAGGTACGTGCCTTGGTGCTGACAGGCAGGGGTGGGTCGTTTAGCGCAGGTGCGGATCTTTCCTCGCCGGACGATCAGAGTGTTACGCCCGAGGATGGGGTGCGCGCAGCGAATCGCGTCGTCACAGCGATACTCAATGCGCAGGTCCCCGTTGTGGCCCGGGTACCGGGCGCCGCGGTAGGCGTGGGTGTGCCTATCGCGCTGGCTGCCGACCTGGTGGTGGCCAGCGAGGGCGCCTACTTTCTGCTGGCCTTCACCAAGGTCGGCCTTATGCCGGACGGTGGTGCATCGCTCTTGGTGACCGCTTCAATCGGGCGGGCGCGGGCCATGGCCATGGTCATGCGTGCTGAGCGGGTGCCTGCGTCGGCTGCCGTTGCGATGGGGCTGATCGATCGGGCGGTGCCGGCGGATGAGTTGGACGCGGCAGTGGATGCGTCGGTCACTCATTTCGTTCGAGGACCGCGGCAGGCATTCGTGTCGGCCAAGCGTGCCATCAATGCTGCGGCGCTCGATCTACTCCCTGCCACCATGGAACGCGAGGTCGAGGGCCAGTCAAAGCTCTTGCGCTCGAACGACTTCTTGGAAGGGGCCAGGGCGATGTTGGGGAAGCGACCGCCACAGTTCACCGACTAG
- a CDS encoding acyl-CoA dehydrogenase family protein: MQFVSEHEAFRDTVRRFVRERVNPFVDEWEREGMMPLHEIFKEMAGLGMLGLEYDPSFGGQGADHSFTVVLAEEAGRCESGSFGLALGVQVAMATPSLHDYGSDELRTSYLAPAMRGELVGAVAVTEPDAGSDVSGIRTHARRDGDDWVINGSKIYITNGIQADWICALVRTSEEGGYRGMSQIIIPTDRPGFTVAKKLNKLGMRASDTGLLSFDGVRVPVANTIGEIGRGFQQQMVQFVTERAWGVYSAYAACSGALERTKSYALQRKAFGKAIAAQQYLQYTYAELAAEVDMLGRYNYAIADAFIAGEDTRRMATIAKLKAGRLVRQVGDWCLQVHGGIGFMEETWTSRFFRDNRLTSIGGGSDEVMLRVLSRMDGFTN; the protein is encoded by the coding sequence ATGCAGTTCGTATCTGAGCACGAAGCGTTCCGCGACACCGTCCGCCGCTTCGTAAGGGAGCGGGTCAACCCATTCGTCGATGAGTGGGAACGCGAGGGGATGATGCCGCTGCACGAGATCTTCAAGGAGATGGCAGGGCTGGGCATGCTGGGTTTGGAATATGACCCATCGTTTGGCGGCCAGGGCGCCGACCACTCGTTCACGGTCGTACTTGCCGAGGAGGCCGGACGTTGTGAGAGTGGCAGTTTCGGCTTGGCGCTAGGGGTGCAGGTGGCGATGGCAACACCGTCGCTGCATGACTACGGCTCCGACGAGCTGAGGACCTCCTACCTGGCGCCCGCAATGCGCGGTGAGCTGGTCGGCGCGGTCGCAGTAACGGAACCCGACGCAGGGTCGGACGTCTCCGGCATCCGTACCCACGCCCGTAGAGACGGTGATGACTGGGTGATCAATGGCTCGAAGATCTATATCACCAACGGGATACAGGCCGACTGGATATGCGCCCTGGTTCGCACGTCCGAGGAGGGCGGCTATCGGGGGATGAGCCAGATCATCATCCCTACGGACCGCCCGGGATTCACGGTAGCCAAGAAATTGAACAAGCTAGGTATGCGGGCCTCGGATACCGGCCTGCTGAGCTTCGATGGTGTGCGAGTCCCAGTGGCAAACACAATCGGCGAGATCGGCCGCGGGTTCCAACAGCAGATGGTGCAGTTCGTCACCGAGCGAGCCTGGGGCGTCTACAGTGCCTATGCGGCTTGCAGTGGAGCATTGGAACGTACCAAATCCTATGCGCTCCAGAGGAAAGCTTTCGGTAAAGCGATTGCCGCACAACAGTACCTCCAGTACACCTATGCCGAGCTGGCGGCTGAGGTGGACATGCTGGGTCGCTACAACTACGCCATCGCCGACGCATTTATCGCAGGCGAGGACACCCGGCGGATGGCCACGATCGCCAAGCTCAAGGCTGGTCGACTCGTCCGGCAGGTGGGTGACTGGTGCCTGCAAGTACATGGCGGCATCGGCTTCATGGAGGAAACGTGGACGTCGCGATTCTTCCGCGACAATAGATTGACCAGCATCGGCGGGGGCAGCGATGAGGTGATGCTTCGGGTGCTGTCCCGAATGGACGGGTTCACCAATTGA
- a CDS encoding acyclic terpene utilization AtuA family protein: MSDRTVNIGGGAGMWGDSCLSTAQLLADGRCDYVIYDALAEVTMAILTKARMKDPDRGYAEDIIANIGAHLCHLREQGVRVVTNAGGVNPQSAAARLRSIASAAGVEIRVATVSGDDLMPKLGVLRAQGISELTRGTPIPDHPISMNAYLGAQPIAAGLAAGADIVITGRCADSALALGPLIHEYGWGPNDFVNLSGGSLAGHLIECGPQSSGGLLTDWEDTASWANAGFPIVMVREDGAFDLTAAKDTDALVDRRTVIEQMLYEIADPAAYLLPDVTCDWTDVEVNEVAPNRVAITGAKGIAPPLTLKACGQVLDGYRTQILFFLGGRDAVRRARRAGHDLLTRARMLFAQAGYADFRNTLVEVLGAEDTYGGNARDNATREVMVRIALHHDDPAALTRFVREFPSIGLGGPCGMGLGGAALPKASQVLRLDSYLIPRDLVRAEVRIDGQLVSTDHLSDTPGSLCRPLDQPRGTDVEVPDDLKGPTAELPLVAIAFGRSGDKGDNVNIGIAARHPDFEPIIHAQVTASRAADFLRHFGASAVDRFVLPGTHSVNFVLYRALGGGGTSSLRIDPQGKAAAQQLLDLPVRVPVAMLAHPGLRTVPEVEAARSGRSCDAVRI, translated from the coding sequence GTGAGCGACCGTACGGTGAACATCGGAGGCGGCGCGGGCATGTGGGGTGATTCGTGCCTGTCTACCGCTCAGCTGCTCGCCGACGGTCGATGCGACTACGTGATCTACGACGCGCTCGCCGAAGTCACCATGGCCATCCTGACTAAGGCGCGAATGAAAGATCCGGATCGCGGCTACGCAGAGGACATCATTGCCAACATCGGCGCCCACCTGTGCCACTTGCGTGAGCAAGGCGTGAGGGTCGTCACCAACGCGGGCGGCGTCAACCCGCAATCCGCAGCCGCGCGGCTTCGCTCGATTGCGTCCGCCGCCGGCGTCGAGATACGCGTCGCCACTGTCAGTGGTGACGACCTCATGCCGAAACTCGGCGTGCTGCGCGCGCAGGGCATATCTGAGCTTACCCGGGGCACGCCGATCCCTGACCATCCAATCAGCATGAACGCGTATTTGGGCGCTCAGCCGATCGCCGCTGGCCTCGCGGCAGGTGCGGACATCGTGATCACCGGCCGGTGCGCTGACAGCGCGCTGGCACTCGGCCCGCTTATTCACGAATACGGTTGGGGGCCGAATGATTTCGTAAATCTGTCGGGCGGGAGCTTGGCCGGACACCTGATCGAATGCGGACCACAATCTAGCGGTGGACTGCTGACCGATTGGGAGGATACCGCGAGCTGGGCGAACGCTGGATTTCCTATCGTGATGGTTCGCGAGGACGGGGCGTTCGATCTCACCGCCGCGAAAGACACCGATGCATTGGTCGATCGGCGCACTGTCATCGAACAGATGCTGTACGAGATCGCCGATCCCGCAGCCTATCTGTTGCCAGACGTGACATGTGACTGGACGGATGTCGAGGTCAACGAGGTGGCGCCCAACCGCGTGGCGATCACGGGCGCGAAGGGCATCGCTCCTCCCCTGACGCTGAAGGCGTGTGGCCAGGTCCTTGATGGTTATCGGACACAAATTTTGTTCTTCCTCGGTGGTCGTGACGCCGTAAGGCGTGCGCGCAGGGCTGGGCACGACCTGCTGACTCGCGCTCGGATGTTGTTCGCCCAGGCCGGGTACGCCGACTTTCGCAATACGCTGGTGGAAGTCCTTGGCGCGGAGGACACTTACGGCGGGAATGCCCGCGACAATGCGACTCGCGAGGTGATGGTGCGCATTGCCCTGCACCATGACGACCCCGCGGCACTAACCAGATTCGTGCGTGAATTTCCCTCGATCGGTCTGGGCGGTCCGTGCGGAATGGGACTGGGAGGGGCCGCGTTGCCCAAAGCGTCGCAGGTTCTGCGCCTAGATTCGTATCTGATTCCGCGCGATTTGGTAAGGGCGGAGGTTCGCATCGACGGCCAGCTAGTTAGCACCGATCATCTGAGCGACACACCCGGTTCGCTGTGCCGGCCTCTCGATCAACCGCGCGGAACCGACGTCGAGGTGCCTGACGATCTCAAGGGACCCACAGCAGAACTTCCCCTGGTGGCAATTGCGTTCGGACGCAGCGGCGACAAGGGCGACAACGTCAACATCGGTATCGCGGCGCGCCATCCGGATTTCGAACCAATCATCCACGCACAGGTGACAGCAAGTCGGGCCGCCGATTTTCTTCGCCACTTCGGCGCGTCCGCCGTCGACCGGTTCGTCCTGCCCGGTACCCACTCTGTCAATTTCGTGCTGTACCGAGCTCTGGGTGGCGGTGGTACATCCTCCCTACGCATCGACCCGCAAGGCAAGGCGGCAGCCCAGCAGTTGTTGGACCTACCGGTCCGAGTCCCGGTCGCGATGTTGGCGCATCCCGGCTTGCGCACCGTGCCTGAGGTCGAAGCTGCGCGGTCCGGCAGGAGTTGCGATGCAGTTCGTATCTGA